Part of the Sulfuricella denitrificans skB26 genome is shown below.
ACCTTCGCCAGCGCGCCGGAACTCGACATCGAAAAGGAAGGACTAACCAACTGGGATTTCGGCGACCTGCCGGAAAAGATCGCCTTCACCCGCCATGGACAATCTCTCACCGGCTACCCGGCGCTGGAGGACGACGGCGACTCGGTCTCGATCCGCTTGTTCGACACCCCCGAAGCGGCGGAATCCGCCATGCGTGCCGGTGTGCGCCGATTGCTGCGGCTCGCCCTTAACCCGCAGATGAAGCAACTGGAAAAGAGCCTGCCCGGTTTCACCCAGACCGCTATCCTGCTGCGTTCCGTCGCCAACCCCGACGACCTGAAAGAAGACCTGCTCACCGCCATCACCGACCGCGCCTTCCTCGGCGACGACGAACTGCCCCGCACCACCAAGGACTTCGCCACACAAAAGGACCGCGCCCGCACCCGCCTCGCTGCCGTCTCGGACGGAGCATGCCGTATCCTCGCCACCATCGCCACCGACTACCAGGCGATACAGGCCAGGCTCGCTGCCAAACCGCCCGGCAATATCGCCGCCGACATCCGCGAGCAACTCGTCAACCTGGTCTACAAGGGCTTTCTCAACGCCACCCCGTGGGAACAGTTGCAGCACCTGCCACGCTACCTCAAGGCCACCGTGCGCCGACTGGAAAAACTCTCCGGTGCGGTTGAGCGCGACGCCAAATACACTGTTGCCATCCGGGCGCTATGGCAGGATCATCAGAAGCGGCTGGAAAAGCACCGCAAGGAAGGGATTAGCGACCCGGAACTACACAAGTTTCGCTGGATGATGGAAGAGTTGCGGGTGTCGATGTTTGCGCAGGAACTGAAGACGCCTTATCCGGTATCAGTCAAAAGGCTGCAAAAAGCATGGGAAGGGGTGAAGGCGTAAAACCCCTCATGCCAGTGCGCCCGGCAGGGCGCACCAAAAAAAACCGCCCCGGATGGGGCGGTTTTTTCTTAGGGGCTTTAGATTCTATCGTTATGGATTCGGTCCATTATGGCAGTCATAGCAGCCCACTTTCTGCCCTGCGGCGAAACTCTTCGTGCCATTTTCCACCGTAAAGGTCTTGGCCATCTTGACCTGGCTCAACGCGGTGCCGCGATAATCGGCGCCGTGGCAGTAGGTACAAGACGAGGTGCTTGCCTTTGCTGCGCTCTCATGCCCCTTAACCCAGCCTTGGCCGAAAGTGTGCAAACCATGTGGCCCACCATTGGCAGTGACCGGTAGCGCCGTCGTATGACAGGCGCTGCATTCAGAGACAGTTCCCGCATGGCCCTGGACAGCGATGCTCTGCGTATTGTCATCAGCGTGACTGGAAGGATAAATCGCGTGAGTCGCGCCGTGACATGCCTCGCACTGTAATCCGCCGTGCCCTTTGCTGAAGCGGTACAAATTCAATCCCGTAACAGGGGTGTTGGCGTTGGTTGCAAAGGTATGATCCGTCGGCACAATGGCAACACCGTTGGCGTTCACGCCGGAAGTGGCACGCTGGCCAGGTGCTGCTTTATTGTGGCACGCCTCGCAAGTCGGCTCGTTGTACCACCCTTGACGAGCTTTATTGCCAACCTGCGCATTATTGCCGTGACAGCTTTGGCAACTCATCAGCAATTTGCCATTGGCATCTACCGCTTTGCCCATGGCACCACGCAGACACTGAGTAGCCGAGCCTGGATGGCACAAATAGCACGAAGTACGGTCATTAATATTATCCAGCGGTAACAGGGTTGCTGGATCTTTTACCGTGGAATGCTTGGTGTGCAGCGCCTGTGTAAACGGCGTGGTACCCGCTACACCTTTCATCACCGTTGTTTTGTTCAGCTTGTCAAAGTAAGCGTTACTGGCATGGCAGGCAGCGCATAGAACCGGTTTCCCGCCATTCGCAGTAGCCAATAAGCCACTTGTGTTGTAACCATTTTGGCTAAGGCCCGTCTTGTACAACGTATTGGATAGCTTATTCTGATCATGCAGTTTCAGAATATTTTTCTTCCAGTCCCTGTCGGCATTGGCATCGAAAACCCAGCCTGTCGTCGGCTTGGCCGCCATCGCCGCAGCATTGCCCGTAGTAATTGAAGAGTGGCATCCCTTGCAGGTCATCTCATCGCTCACGGGCAGCACGGTCGTGGTTGTAGCCAGCACCTTGCCGCTCAGATCCTTGGCGACAACTTTAACCGTGGGGTAAAAATTCTTCTTGAAGGTGTCATCAAATGGCGTAACCGGGATACCCTCAGCTTCAAACCAGGCGTACTGGGTGTTGTAGCTCATCGGTGCCGGAACAAGTGAAGGCGCCTTGTTACCAGGGGCGGGGGTACCCGTGGCCAGTCCGTCCAGATTGAGGCCGACATTAGGTGCCGGGTTGAGGCCAACCAGACCATTGACCCATGACCAGAAATTGGTTTTATTCGCACTGGAAGTATTGATGGATCCGGTACTGTCCGCCACAGCTTCGTAAGTAATCCTGACGTTGCTGGCAATCAGTTTGCCCGACTTGTCCTTGAGTTGAGCATGCAGGGAATTATATGGGGGCAAGATGGCGAAAACCGAAAAATCCAGACCATCCATGCAGTGCATGCCCAGATCGTTCCACGCCAAAAGCGTATAAGTGCTGGTCGTGGTGGTACCACCCGTTGTGGTGCCACCGCCGCCAGTGCTTGTGGCCAGCACTTGAATGCTGGCATCTCTACTGCTGTTGCGGTCTTTTACTGTAACGGTGGTCGAGCCCGCCTTGAGCCCTTTCAGCGTAACTTTCCCATTGGCATAGGAAGCGCTAACCACGGATGTTTCGTGGGATTCAACTGAAACCGTACCGGATGCGCTCGTCACAGTAAGCGTGGCCGTGGCGCCCACATTCATCAGGACCGATGACGGGCTAACCTGTAGCCTACTCTCATCGGCAATTGCCGTGACAGCAGTAAACAATGCGGCCAGGAACAGCAGAAATGAGAATGGGAATGGGAATGGTACAGTACGAGCGTTCATGGCAACCCCTTTTTATTGATATATGTCATGAAGTGTATACCGTACAAATAGTAAGGTTTATTACGATATGTTCACATTACTCTGAACCTGCTCGCCAAGCCCTGAAACAGCAAGTTTGGACATTCCTATTTCAGGATCACACCAAAATATTTCAATCTGCTATTTTTAAATGGTTACGACTTGAGGTACGAAAAATGACTTATGTAGTGACTGAAAACTGCATCCTCTGCAAGTACACCGACTGTGCGGTTGTTTGTCCGGTGGAATGCTTTCACGAGGGACCTAACTTTCTGGTGATCGATCCGGATGAATGCATCGATTGCGACGTATGCGTGACGGAATGCCCGGCTGAAGCGATTTTTGCTGAGGCGGACCTGCCGCCGGGACAGGAGAAGTTTCTCGAAATCAATGCAGAACTGGCAAAAACCTGGCCCGTCATCACCTTGAAGCAGGATCCTCTTCCCGAGGCGGAAAAATGGAAGGGGGTTGAGGACAAGCTGCAATATCTGGAGAAATAACCCATTGCTCCTGGCACTTTAGCGTAAGCAGCATCTGACACCTACTTCCCAATTCTCTTCTACATTGGAGTCAACGAAATGAGCAAGATGACACCCCGATCCAGCAACCCCGAATTCGATAGTCTGGTACCCAACACCCCCTTCACCCGCCGTGCTTTCGTCATTAGCATGCTGGGCGTGGGTTTCGCACTCGCCACTCAGCCGGTCATGGCCGACACCGTGATCAAAACCAGCACCGAAGGCCTCATTGCGGGAGAAATCAAGGTACCCGTCAGCGATGGCGACATGGTCGCCTATCGTGCGCAACCCGACAAAGGGGCCAATTTTCCTGTCATCCTGGTGATTTCCGAGATTTTCGGTGTCCACGAGCATATCGCCGATATCTGCCGGCGGCTGGCTAAACTCGGCTACCTGGCCATCGCCCCGGAACTATTTGCGCGCCACGGCGATCCACGCAAAATCAGCAGCATCCAGGATATCCTCGACAACATCGTCGCCAAAGTACCGGACGCCCAGGTCATGAGCGATATTGATGCCTGCGAGGCTTGGGCCAAAGCGCATGGCGGCGACACGTCGCGCATGGCGATCACCGGCTTCTGCTGGGGCGGGCGCATCACCTGGCTGTACGCTGCTCACAACCCTCGTCTCAAGGCTGCCGTAGCCTGGTACGGCCGGATCGACGGGGTGGACAGCGAACTGACGCCGAGACAACCGCTCGACTTGGCGGCGCAACTGAAAGCACCGGTACTGGGGCTTTATGGCGGCCAGGACCAGGGCATCCCGCTGGACGATGTGGAGGCCATGCGTGCGGCCATCAAGAAGGCCGGCGGCAAGTCCGAGCTTCATGTCTATCCCGACGCGCCCCATGCCTTTAACGCCGATTACCGGCCCAGCTACCGCAAGGGTGCCGCCGAAGATGGATGGAAGCGCATGCAGGCATGGCTGAAGAAGAACGGGGTGTAATTCGAATTCTCTCAAAACGCCAATAACTATGCGGAGTGTCGAAACGGGGTGCCGAGATGGCAAAGAATTCCTTTCCCTTGCCCAAGGTCTATAGCCTGCTCGAACCGGGGCCGGTCGTGCTGATTACGACCGCCGGCAAGGAGCGGATGAATATCATGACCCAATCGTGGCACACCATGATCGAATTCGAGCCACCGCTGGTGGGGTGCGTGATCAGCAACCGGAACCACTCGTTCGACACCCTGAAGGCCACCAAAGAATGCGTGATCAACATCCCGACGGTGGAACTGGCGGAAAAAGTGGTGGGCTGCGGCAACACTACCGGGCGCAATATCGACAAGTTCAAGCACTTTGGACTCACGCCAGTAGCCGCCTCGTGCGTCCGGGCGCCCCTCATCGACGAATGCTATGCCAGCCTTGAATGCAAGGTCGTCAACGGGAAGATGGTAACCAGATACAACTTCTTTATCCTCGAAGTGCTCCAGGCGTGGGCAGACTCCTCGATAAAACATCCGCGAACGATTCACCATCTCGGCACAGGCGCGTTCATGGTCGCCGGCAAGAGGATCAAACTCCCCTCCAAAATGAAATAATCCCTATCGTTGAGTATTCCGTTGCGCGCAATGCCCCGCCCCGCGCGCCCGCTTGCGCGGAAACCCCATCAGGCGGTATTCTCGCAACATACTCCGAACTTTACTCCCGTGCCCAAGCCAATCACAAAATTGCTCCGCCAATTCGGAGCCGTGTCTACCGTACTTTTTGCCCCTGCATTACGCTTGGGCAAGGGATTCTTCGCGCTCCAGAATCGGGAACGGACACAGCTATTGGAAGAAATGACCCAGATGCGTGATCTGATGCCGCTGCTCATGAAGCAGCGCAACGGTTATCACTGGACCAAGGATGATCGGCAGCATATCCGGAAGCACTTGCGCAATCTGGCGAGGATAAGCCCCTACATCATCCTGTTCGTAGCGCCCGGCGGGCTGTTCTTGCTGCCGGTAATGGCCTGGTGGTTGGACCGGCGCCGGATCAAGCGCAATGCCGACGCCCAGCGTGCGCGCAACGAGGCCGCCAACCGCAAGTAATCTGCATCGCGCCCCATAAGAAAACCCGCTCCGCCGTCCATCAATCCGGCGTTTCATCGAAAGAATCATCCATGCAAATCTGGGTCGATGCCGATGCCTGCCCCGGCGTCATCAAGGAAATCCTGTTTCGCGCCGCCGAGCGGGCTCAAATCTCAATGACGCTGGTCGCTAACCAGTTTCTGCGCACCCCGCCATCGCGTTATATCAAGGCTATACAGGTCCCTGCCGGCTTCGATGTCGCGGACGGCAAGATCGTCCAGCATCTGGAACCAGGCGACCTGGTGATCACCGCCGACATCCCCCTGGCCGCCGAAGTCATCGCCAAAGGCGGCCACGCACTCAACCCCAGGGGTGAATTTTACACTCCGGACACGATACGCGAACGCCTCAACATGCGCGACTTCATGGACATCCTGCGCAGTAGCGGCGTGGAAACTGGCGGCCCGGCATCGCTCAGCCAGAGCGACCGCAAAGCCTTTGCCAGCCAACTGGATCGCTTCCTGGCCAAAAACCACAAGCAGTAGAAAAATGTTTCGTTAGAATAAAGCTCTGAAAATCACGAAAGGGAGCAGGGGCTCAGCTCTTTTCGCAAGTTGACGATTAAGTAATCAACCTTATCGCCATGTCGAACAAGCACCCTACCAATGATTAATAGCCCTTGGCACGCAAAGACTAGCGATCTGTATTAGGCGTCTAAACAATCTATCAACCAGTTAGCTTTCATACTAGAAACCGATACCTGCTAGTATTAATCAGGCTATTTACTAATCTTGACGGCAGCGCAAAAGGTCTCAATAAACAAATAGCAGGATAAGCATAACTTTTAATTATTAAGGACGTTCCTGATGAAATCAAAAGCCGCTGTTGCATGGGAAGTGAAAAAACCCCTGTCTATCGAGATGATAGACGTGGAAGGCCCGAAGGAAGGCGAGGTGTTACTCAAAGTCATCGCATCGGGAGTCTGTCATACGGATGCGTTTACCCTGTCCGGCGATGACCCCGAAGGCGTTTTTCCTGTGGTGCTGGGCCACGAGGGCGGCTGCGAAGTGGTGGAGTGCGGCCCCGGCGTCAAGGATCTGAAACCGGGTGATCATGTGATCCCCCTGTACATTCCCGAATGCGGCGAATGTGAATATTGCCATTCCACCAAGACCAACCTGTGCCAATCCATTGCATCCACCGTGTGGACCGGTTTCATGCCCGACGGCACGCGACGCTTTTCCATGAACGGCAAGCCCATTTACCACTATATGGGCTGCTCCACGTTTTCAGAATATACCGTGGTGCCTGAAATTGCCTTGGCAAAAATCAATAAAGCGGCCCCGCTGGATAAGGTCTGCCTGCTGGGCTGCGGCGTCACCACCGGTATCGGCGCGGTCATCAACACGGCCAAGGTCGAACCCGGTTCAACAGTAGCGGTCTTCGGTCTGGGCGGTATAGGTTTGTCCTGTATTCAGGGCGCCGTGATGGCCAAGGCGAAACGCATCATTGCTGTGGACATCAACCCGGGTAAATGGACTATGGCCAAGGCACTGGGCGCGACGGATTTCGTCAACCCCAAGGAATTGAGCGGCAGTGTTACCGAAGCCATTGTTGAAATGACCAAGGGCGGCGTCGACTATTCCTTCGAGTGTATCGGCAATGTGCACGTGATGCGTGAAGCACTGGAGTGCACACACATGGGCTGGGGTGTCTCCACTATCATCGGGGTCGCCGGTGCCGGTCAGGAAATCTGCACCCGCCCGTTCCAACTGGTCACAGGCCGTACCTGGAAGGGCAGCGCGTTCGGCGGCGTCAAGGGACGGACGGAGCTGCCCGGCTACGTGGACCGTTACATGAGCGGCGAAATCGAGCTGGACAAAATGGTCACCCACACCATGCCGCTCGAGGATATCAACCGCGCATTTGATTTGATGCACAGCGGTGAAAGCATACGCTCCGTGATCATTTTCTAGGATGTTTGAATCATGAAGCAAATCGAAAGCATCAAAGCGTTCGGCGGATGGTTGAACCGCTACGAGCATCAGTCCAGCAGCTGTCATTGCACCATGACTTTTTCCGTTTATCTGCCGCCTCAGGCAGCAACGGGAAAAATCCCCGCAGTCTATTGGCTGTCGGGCCTTACCTGCACCGATGATAATTTCCGCACCAAGGCCGGCGCGCTACGTTATGCCGCCGAACTTGGGCTGGCGTTGATCATGCCGGACACCAGCCCCCGCGGCGTTGCCGTGGCCGATGCGCCGGATCGCTACGATCTGGGCAAGGGTGCCGGCTTTTATGTCAATGCCACCCAGCCACCCTGGTCAGCACACTTCCAGATGTATGACTACGTTACTGCAGAGCTGCCGGCACTGGTCGAGGCCAATTTGCCGGTACTGCCCGGCATCAAATCCATTAGCGGCCATTCCATGGGTGGTCACGGCGCACTGATCTGTGCATTGAAGGAAAAAGGCGCCTACCGTTCCGTTTCCGCCTTTTCACCCATTTGTCACCCCGTGAAATCTCCATGGGGCGAGGGGTATTTCGGTGCTTATCTGGGGGATGATAAAGAACAGTGGAAAGCCTACGATGCAACCGAACTGATCAAGGCCGGACACACTGCCATACCGATATTAATCGATCAGGGCACCAATGATGAGTTCCTGGCCGAACAACTGTTTCCACAGGATCTGCAAGCGGCCTATGCAGAACACGGCGCGACCCTCACGCTGCGCATGCAAGAAGGCTATGATCACAGCTACTATTTTATTGCCACATTCATTGGCGAACATTTAGCCTATCATGCCAAGGCACTTACTGATCCGCATTGATGTCTCTTACTCGGCCTAAGCGGCCGGTCAGTGAGGTTCTATAAGTTGTATAGGTGAATGTCCGCTTTAACAAGTCTTGGAATTAAAAACCAATGACCGCTCCACTTCCAACACCGGTCAGGCACGATTTTTTTGGGAAATCAGGGTATAGAAGACTGACTTATAGCGCGAGATGGAGCGACTGACCGCAAGGCCAGCCGAAATTCCTTTGGTTATATCTCGGTTTGTTCGGATATCTCCAGTGCATCGTCAACTTCAATACCCAAGTACCGCACGGTGCTTTCCAACTTTGAGTGTCCAAGCAACAGTTGCACTGCCCGCAAATTTTTGGTTCGCCGGTAAATTCAGAGTAGCCTTGGTTCGGCGCATCGTATGTGTGCCATAGGCGGTGGAATCAAGGCCAATAGCAGCGACCCATCGATGCACGATCCAGGCGTATTGCCGGGTTGAAACATGCGGTGAGTTTTGCAGTCGACTTGGGAACAAGTATTGTTCCGACTTCAGATTGGCCTTAGTAATCCATGCGGCGACCGTGTTTCTGGTTTCTTCCATCAGCTCAAACTGAACTGGCTTCTGTGTTTTTCGTTGAATTACCATCGCCCGCGTCAACATCTGGTTGCCGTGAGCAACGTCCCGGACCCGTAGGTTGACCAGATCACAACCTCGCAGCTTGCTGTCGATGGCTAGGTTAAACATGGCCAGGTCTCGGACACGTTTGCCGAGTTGCAGATGGATACGAATGGCCCAGATGTCTTTCAGCTTCAGTGGTGGCTTCTGCCCGATCAGTTTGCCTTTATTCCAGGGTTCGAGGGATTGAGCGATTTCCATTTCAGACTCCTTGTTGATTGAACGGAATCTGATTCTGCGGTATGGCTTCGCTACTGTCGGCGTCTGCTTTAGGATATCTTTACGCTATGAGTGCAGCGAAAAACAAGTTTACTCAAGTCACTCATAGGCTGATGCGCCGTAACCGCAAAGCATTAGTAATCACCGACACCGAGCTAAAGCTCATGGCCGCCGCGGCGATCATGGGCGAGAGTAACAGGCCGAAGAAGGGATACAACACGCCGGCGGCCACCGGCACACCCAACGCGTTGTAGATGAAAGCGAAGAACAGATTCTGGCGGATGTTGCTCATGGTGGCATGCGAAAGTTTTCTGGCGCGCACGATGCCGCGCAGGTCGCCCTTGACTAGCGTCACTCCGGCGCTTTCCATGGCTACATCGGTGCCAGTGCCCATGGCGATGCCAACCTGGGCTTGGGCCAGAGCTGGGGCATCGTTGATGCCATCGCCTGCCATGGCGACGATACGACCTTCGGCCTGGAGTTGTTTCACTACCGCCGCTTTCTGATCCGGCAGTACTTCGGCATGGATCTGATCAATATTCAATTTCGCCGCGACCGCCTCGGCCGTCTTGCGGTTGTCGCCGGTGAGCATGACAATCTGTA
Proteins encoded:
- a CDS encoding Ig-like domain-containing protein, yielding MNARTVPFPFPFSFLLFLAALFTAVTAIADESRLQVSPSSVLMNVGATATLTVTSASGTVSVESHETSVVSASYANGKVTLKGLKAGSTTVTVKDRNSSRDASIQVLATSTGGGGTTTGGTTTTSTYTLLAWNDLGMHCMDGLDFSVFAILPPYNSLHAQLKDKSGKLIASNVRITYEAVADSTGSINTSSANKTNFWSWVNGLVGLNPAPNVGLNLDGLATGTPAPGNKAPSLVPAPMSYNTQYAWFEAEGIPVTPFDDTFKKNFYPTVKVVAKDLSGKVLATTTTVLPVSDEMTCKGCHSSITTGNAAAMAAKPTTGWVFDANADRDWKKNILKLHDQNKLSNTLYKTGLSQNGYNTSGLLATANGGKPVLCAACHASNAYFDKLNKTTVMKGVAGTTPFTQALHTKHSTVKDPATLLPLDNINDRTSCYLCHPGSATQCLRGAMGKAVDANGKLLMSCQSCHGNNAQVGNKARQGWYNEPTCEACHNKAAPGQRATSGVNANGVAIVPTDHTFATNANTPVTGLNLYRFSKGHGGLQCEACHGATHAIYPSSHADDNTQSIAVQGHAGTVSECSACHTTALPVTANGGPHGLHTFGQGWVKGHESAAKASTSSCTYCHGADYRGTALSQVKMAKTFTVENGTKSFAAGQKVGCYDCHNGPNP
- a CDS encoding YaiI/YqxD family protein, which translates into the protein MQIWVDADACPGVIKEILFRAAERAQISMTLVANQFLRTPPSRYIKAIQVPAGFDVADGKIVQHLEPGDLVITADIPLAAEVIAKGGHALNPRGEFYTPDTIRERLNMRDFMDILRSSGVETGGPASLSQSDRKAFASQLDRFLAKNHKQ
- the fdxA gene encoding ferredoxin FdxA, translated to MTYVVTENCILCKYTDCAVVCPVECFHEGPNFLVIDPDECIDCDVCVTECPAEAIFAEADLPPGQEKFLEINAELAKTWPVITLKQDPLPEAEKWKGVEDKLQYLEK
- a CDS encoding S-(hydroxymethyl)glutathione dehydrogenase/class III alcohol dehydrogenase, translating into MKSKAAVAWEVKKPLSIEMIDVEGPKEGEVLLKVIASGVCHTDAFTLSGDDPEGVFPVVLGHEGGCEVVECGPGVKDLKPGDHVIPLYIPECGECEYCHSTKTNLCQSIASTVWTGFMPDGTRRFSMNGKPIYHYMGCSTFSEYTVVPEIALAKINKAAPLDKVCLLGCGVTTGIGAVINTAKVEPGSTVAVFGLGGIGLSCIQGAVMAKAKRIIAVDINPGKWTMAKALGATDFVNPKELSGSVTEAIVEMTKGGVDYSFECIGNVHVMREALECTHMGWGVSTIIGVAGAGQEICTRPFQLVTGRTWKGSAFGGVKGRTELPGYVDRYMSGEIELDKMVTHTMPLEDINRAFDLMHSGESIRSVIIF
- a CDS encoding flavin reductase family protein; translation: MAKNSFPLPKVYSLLEPGPVVLITTAGKERMNIMTQSWHTMIEFEPPLVGCVISNRNHSFDTLKATKECVINIPTVELAEKVVGCGNTTGRNIDKFKHFGLTPVAASCVRAPLIDECYASLECKVVNGKMVTRYNFFILEVLQAWADSSIKHPRTIHHLGTGAFMVAGKRIKLPSKMK
- a CDS encoding tyrosine-type recombinase/integrase; the encoded protein is MEIAQSLEPWNKGKLIGQKPPLKLKDIWAIRIHLQLGKRVRDLAMFNLAIDSKLRGCDLVNLRVRDVAHGNQMLTRAMVIQRKTQKPVQFELMEETRNTVAAWITKANLKSEQYLFPSRLQNSPHVSTRQYAWIVHRWVAAIGLDSTAYGTHTMRRTKATLNLPANQKFAGSATVAWTLKVGKHRAVLGY
- the fghA gene encoding S-formylglutathione hydrolase, which codes for MKQIESIKAFGGWLNRYEHQSSSCHCTMTFSVYLPPQAATGKIPAVYWLSGLTCTDDNFRTKAGALRYAAELGLALIMPDTSPRGVAVADAPDRYDLGKGAGFYVNATQPPWSAHFQMYDYVTAELPALVEANLPVLPGIKSISGHSMGGHGALICALKEKGAYRSVSAFSPICHPVKSPWGEGYFGAYLGDDKEQWKAYDATELIKAGHTAIPILIDQGTNDEFLAEQLFPQDLQAAYAEHGATLTLRMQEGYDHSYYFIATFIGEHLAYHAKALTDPH
- a CDS encoding dienelactone hydrolase family protein, which translates into the protein MSKMTPRSSNPEFDSLVPNTPFTRRAFVISMLGVGFALATQPVMADTVIKTSTEGLIAGEIKVPVSDGDMVAYRAQPDKGANFPVILVISEIFGVHEHIADICRRLAKLGYLAIAPELFARHGDPRKISSIQDILDNIVAKVPDAQVMSDIDACEAWAKAHGGDTSRMAITGFCWGGRITWLYAAHNPRLKAAVAWYGRIDGVDSELTPRQPLDLAAQLKAPVLGLYGGQDQGIPLDDVEAMRAAIKKAGGKSELHVYPDAPHAFNADYRPSYRKGAAEDGWKRMQAWLKKNGV